The Nitrospira sp. sequence GCCTTGCCGGGTCAGGCCGAACACCGGCGCGCTCTTTCCTTCCGTCCTCAATGCGGTCAGAAACTGGTGGCGCGTCTGACTCTGTGTAGACGGAGTATAGGGAAACTCTCGGAACTCGAACATCTCGCCGAGCGACTGCTTGATCTGGTCCAGAGAGGGCAGTGGAGTGGTCGTTACCCGGTGTGTCGGCAACACCGTCAACCCCGGATCTTCAAGCTGGGAGAGCAACATCAATACTGAGTCGTAAGGCCGGAGCCCGGCCTGAGTGCTGTCCTGTTGTCGACGGAGTTTTTGATAGTTCAACGCGGTCTCATAGCGGTGATGACCGTCTGCAATGAACAGCGGCTTACTCCGCATCGTATCGGTCATCTGTCCGAGGACGGCCGCATCGGTCACGGCCCACAGACGTTCGCGGCAGCCGGCATCGTCTTGAAAATCGTAGAGCGCGGGTTTGCCCTTTACCTCGGCCTCCAGGAGTCCCATGATGACACCGAGCGGATCGGAGTAGAGGGACCAGATCGGACTGAAGTTCGTCCGGCAGGCTTCGATGAGGTTCAGGCGATCGGTTTTCGCCGCCGCGCGCGTGTTCTCATGCGGATAGATATGCCCGGAATCCAGGGCCTCCAGCTTGGCCAAGGCCAGGAACCCTCGTAACACCTTCTTGGGCGCATCCGGCGCTGAGTAGGGAGGGCTGTATTCAATCGTATGGTAATAAACTGCCGGCCGCTCATCGCGTTTGAGGATGCCGTCCTTGATCCAGGCCCGAAGCGCAGCGGCTGCCCGGGTGTACCGGTTATGAGCGGGACTATCACCGGTCTGGTCCAGCCCCAATTCCATGCGGATGATATTGTGGGGATGCCGGTCGTGGAGCCGCTTCTGCCCTTCCGCATCGATGATATCGTACGGTGGAGCGATCACATCCTTGATGGCGCCCACGATCGTCTGGTCGAACAAGGTACCCTGAAATGGAAAGATCTGTGACATGAACAGCCCCTTTGCAGTGTCGCAACAGCGACGATGGTTTAGATGGTTACAAGAGAGAGCGGGGTTCTTTCGCC is a genomic window containing:
- a CDS encoding DUF1015 domain-containing protein — encoded protein: MSQIFPFQGTLFDQTIVGAIKDVIAPPYDIIDAEGQKRLHDRHPHNIIRMELGLDQTGDSPAHNRYTRAAAALRAWIKDGILKRDERPAVYYHTIEYSPPYSAPDAPKKVLRGFLALAKLEALDSGHIYPHENTRAAAKTDRLNLIEACRTNFSPIWSLYSDPLGVIMGLLEAEVKGKPALYDFQDDAGCRERLWAVTDAAVLGQMTDTMRSKPLFIADGHHRYETALNYQKLRRQQDSTQAGLRPYDSVLMLLSQLEDPGLTVLPTHRVTTTPLPSLDQIKQSLGEMFEFREFPYTPSTQSQTRHQFLTALRTEGKSAPVFGLTRQGDERYVTLTLKPAHRPSAQASPRTKLDVSLLQQLIVTKLCPTQQEQEAILYTKDDHEALDWVARGTGTGAFLLNATKVSEVQAVAAAGERMPHKSTYFYPKPLTGLVINVMENP